CCATAGTATCTTCAGCGGGAATAGAAATAGAATCAGAATCATCGGTCAAGAGAGCGCCCGTATCTTCCGCAATGATGGAAGAATCAGTGTCTTTATCTTTAGACTTAACTTTAGCTTTCGTTTTGGGCTTTGGCTTCTCTTTTGGTTTTGGCTTTGCCTTTGTCTTTGAAGACTTGGCTTTTTCAGAGCTTGAGCCAGCCTGCGTATCTTCTTGAGTCGTTATTTCCCCACTCTCTAAAGCAGGACGATCTGATACAGGGATACGAAAATAGTCCGGATGAATTTCACCAAAGGGAAGAAATCCATGGCGATTACCGCCGAACTCCACGAATGCTGCCTGCAAAGATGGTTCAATTCGAATCACTTTTGCTAGGTAGATATTTCCTTTAATTTGTCGTTTTGTTGATGTCTCCGAATCGAACTCTTCTAACCGGTTGCCGTCAACAATTGCAACTCGGACTTCCTCGTCGTGAGTTGCATCAATAAGCATTTTTTTAGCCATAAGGCATTAGTCTCCATAACTGGCCGTGACATGGCAGAGCTAAGAGAGCACTTTAATTTTAAGTGCAAATCAGTCATAAGCCCATCTATCACGGATATATTAATATAGGGATGAGAAAGCAAAAGTGCCGAGTCTTTGACCCGACTTTTGCTCGCAACAAGACCGGTTACGAAGTGTGGTGGCGTAATTTTTTTATTCAACATAATAGGTCACCTTCACGTATCCAGTCATAAATTTAATCATCTTCACTTATAACTTTAACCTTAACTCCCCCTGATAACCAAGCAAAAAAAGTGGGGTAGATGCATTTAAAGGGAGAAATGCATGTATCATTTACTATTTTGAGCTTTGTGAGGCGCAGATAATTTAATATGAATCGCATAACGATTTTTTCTCCTCGTTGACTTTTTTAACGTTATTTTGTTCTTCAGCCCAATCTATGCATCTCATATTCTCAAGTTCTCAACACCACTTGGCCTTAATTGACAGTTAGACATCAAAATAATTAATATAAGTCCCGAATTCACACCTTATGAATTTGCTTTTTATTAAATATTTATAAACTTATATAATCATACAATTGTGGATAGTGAATACATACACATCTTCGATTTACAAAGGAAAGAAAGATGGCTAAGGAACAAGATACGGGAAACAAGGCAACCACAGCCAATACCACGCTGCCAGTAACGATCCATGCACAATATATTAAGGGATTGTCCTTTAACAATCCAACACCCCTCGCCTCCTTTACCAATGAGACCAATGCACAACCCAGCATTTCTATAGGAATACAAGCCAACGCTGCAAATTTGGGAGGACGTAACTTTGAAGTGACTCTAGAGATCCGAGTTGATGCTACCCGGGAGAAAGCCCCATTATTTAATACAGAATTAAAGTATTCAGGCATCGTTACGTTAGGAGATGGCATTGAAGAAAATGAAGCTGGAGCCCTCTTAATGGTTCAAACTCCTGCTTTGTTGTTCCCTTTTGCCAGAAACATCATAGCCAATGTCACCCAAAATGGCGGATTTCCGCCCCTTATGCTGGCTCCAGTTGATTTTGCGGCTCTTTATGAACAGCAAAAGAATCAGGGAGATGCTGGGGAAAAAGCAGGAAAGCCGGTCAAAGGTGAAAATTCAACCCCTGCCGAGAATGGGGTTGATAATCGATTGGTCGATTAAGCTCCACTCAACTATTCCAAAACTCGTAACTATAAACAGGTTGAGCGTCTACGATCCAAATATGCATTATCTAGCTAAAATGGATTAGTCATCATAAAATGGTGACTGACTTGTAAGCATACCCATCGTAAAATGCACATGAAGTTTGGGAATTGATCATCATGATATTTACTCAATATATTTGAATTCTGAGCAATTTTTACTATTTCCATTTCATTATTGTCAATAAATTTATCCTGGAAGGATGAGATGACAAACTTGTTGTTTGAAACAGTCCAAACAAAGCCCCCTCAAGAGTCCTAAATTCTTGCTTTCTTCCCTGTTATTTATAAGCATTCATTAGAGTTTCTATCTGTTGTTGGGTTTGCGCGGATCGTTTGTCTACCTCTTGGAGGTATAGCTTTACCTCAACATCCCGCAATTTTTGAGTAAGGAATGCATCATTTTCCTGCTTTAGTTCTGCATCGGTTTTAACTGTGTAAATTGGATCCATACCAATGATCATTCGAGTTCCATTGAGCACTGCATTTGTGTCATTTTTAACGTCAGCTCCTACCGAATCAAAGTAAGCTGATACACGGGGTTCCACGGTTGGGAATGTGTCATTGAATTTTTCCACACCGAGCCTAAACAATTGGCTAGGCACAGTCAAAACAGTCTTTAGAGCTCTGCCCTCAATCATATTTCTCGCCTCAATGGTGGAAATCAGGTACTGGTTTGCATCGTGCTCATCAATGGCTCTTTGTCTTTCTTCAAGTTTATTGATTATCTTTCTATCGCTATAGTCTGGAATAAACCCTGCTGCAAAATCTAAACCCGTAACTGTTAAAGCTACAGGCAAGCTAGCGGCCATTGCTATCCCCGTCGTAACACCTCCATAAACAACAGCACCAACACCCGTATTAATTGTGGCCTTTGCGAAAGAGTCAGGGAAATCATGGCCATGCCCCCAATGCTGAACGGCCGCGTCTATCCCGAAGCCAACAAGAGGAAGAGCTTTGAGCCCCGTTTTCCAACCAGAGCTGCCGACAGGTGCTTGTTCCCACACACCCGATATAGGATTCACTTTCATATCAATGGTGATTGGGGACTTATAGCCTAGACTTTTTGGTCCTGTTGAACTCAAGACTTCCACATGGGGGTTCGAGAACGGGCCCTTATATTGAGGAATCAATGCGTTTCCAGTCCCAGAGCTTAGGTTTCCATAGTTTGAATACCTCAGCGGATAGGTCCTTAGAACCAGTGCGTTTCCGGCTCCAGAGTTAGAATAGATCACTGGATAAGACTCAGGAATTAATGCATTTCCGGTTCCTATGGTATAGGCATTACTGCCTTGAGGAAGAACAAAGGACTTTCCCCCAACCAAATCATGCCCCGTTGATGGTCCTGATGACCCGAATTCCCAAAGAGTTGATTTGTTTAAGGGACCTCTGCTGCCATTTGGAGTTTGAGTTTCAAAATATTCTAGTGCTTCTACTGTCCTCGGGCACAAAGTTTTCCCGATTCCTGCATTTTCTAATCTCAACAGCTCTGTGTTGGTAAGGAGTGCTGGGATTTCTGAGGCTAACTCCATCTCAGCCTGCATTGTGGCAACATATTGCCCCCTATTCCCCTTGTTTATCAAACCACTATTTTGAAAGTTAATAATATTCGTACATAAGGGTGATCCCTTTAGGATCGCATTTTCAGCACTCATTGCAAGAGGTGAAGGAAGCCCACTCGCGTTGAGATTGCGATGGAAATACCCCCAGGTTTCATGAAACATGATGTGCTCTTCTACGGATCGAGGCTGAAACGACGAGCTCGTTATACCCCTTGCCTGCATATCTTGAGAAAAGCTATTCAGGAGAAGTCCCATATTTTGATATGTCTGCCCAGGATTCCCAGGAACAAAACCAGGAATCAGTGATTGTCCACCAGACATCAGGTCTAAGTACCAATGATAGGCTTCGTGACCTAAAACGGAATGGACTGGATAGTTAGGATGATTTGAGAGTCCGGCAATGAGGATCCCTTTTTGTCCATTATTGCCTAAGGGCACATGAGACCCCAAGACGCCCTTTGGAGTATGACCCGAATTATAAAAGAAAGCAGAAAGACGGGGGTCATTCAAGGCCACTCTTCCTCTTTGAGCATACACTGAGGGGTGGTCACTCAAACTCTTATAGGTATTTTGGACTGTCGACAACAAACTTGGATCTTGGACATAGATTTTTGTACCAGAAATGATATGGGAGAACGAAGCACCACCAACATTGAGGGGGGTTCCCATGGAATTGAGCATGGGAACCATTCCCGCCAACAAAGCAGAACCGCCTCCCATGATGAATGGGGACTGGTCAAAAGGGCTGGTAGGAGCTTGGGGGACTTGGGGCTGAGATGAACCACTCCCCCTTGCGGAATCACCATTCTGATTCGCGGATGTTGGATGTTCCGATAACAAAGACTCAGTTCGATGGGGTGTGTTTTGGAAAGTGACGTCCCCAAAGCCAGAATAAGCAAACGATCCGGGAACGGGTGATGGGAAAGGGCCAACCATGGGTTGATAGGGAACAGGTGTGGATGCTACAACCTCTGATGTTACGGGCTGAGGCGTGGGTGTAAGTGCGTCCCAAACATCGCGCGCTCCATCCACAATTTTGTCGACAACTTTGCCACTCACTTCAGCGACATCGTGTGCAAATTCCTTGACAGTATCCATGGTTTTTGAGGCGCCATCGGCAATCTTTACACCAAGCTCTCCTGCATCTTTTCCAAATTCATCCCAAGCCTCCGGATTAACACCGGTCACAATAGGAGTCGTTATATTGATCCCCTTATCGGTGTTCCGATAAGTTGCCGTACCCACGAAATCAAATAACTGGAGAGGTGCTTTTGGATCCTTCGGCGCATCCGGATTTTTCAAGGCAATCGATGCACTGACCTCATGGCCATTATTGGAAACACCAACGGTAGCTGTACCATAGTACTGGGTATCCGAACCCATCTTCTCGAAATTTCCACTATAGCCTACGGTATAGCCTCTATTCCGGTACTCTTCTGGGAGACCTTTAGAATGAACAGGCCCGATGTTTGCACCGTTATCGCTCTTCAGATAAATCTTCGCGCCTCTTAAATGAGCGGATCCAATACTGAAATCCTCTCCGGCCTCGTCAATAAAGAGTCCAGCTGTATGGGTCGCTTCACGAGATTTTTTCTTACTGAAATAACCACTGAAACTCCCTTTGTAATCGATTGAAAAGCCCA
This portion of the Alphaproteobacteria bacterium genome encodes:
- the secB gene encoding protein-export chaperone SecB, with amino-acid sequence MAKEQDTGNKATTANTTLPVTIHAQYIKGLSFNNPTPLASFTNETNAQPSISIGIQANAANLGGRNFEVTLEIRVDATREKAPLFNTELKYSGIVTLGDGIEENEAGALLMVQTPALLFPFARNIIANVTQNGGFPPLMLAPVDFAALYEQQKNQGDAGEKAGKPVKGENSTPAENGVDNRLVD